The following DNA comes from Sandaracinaceae bacterium.
CGCCCTGCTCGCGGAGCAGACCGACGCGCACACCTCCGGGACCCCAGTGTCCGTGAACCCCAAGACCACGAAACCCAAGACCGCGAGCACCGCCGTCAAAAAGAGGAAGTGACCATGAGCAAGTTGCAGCTGAAGACCGAAGGAGACCTCCACGTGGTCGTCACGCGCCGCTTCGCCGCGCCGCCGTCGGCCGTGTACCGCGCGCACCTCGAGCCCGAGCTGATCCAGCAGTGGATGCTGGGGCCCGACGGATGGAGCATGCCGGTGTGCATCAACGAGGCGAAGGTGGGCGGCACCATCCGCTACGAGTGGGCCGACGGGAGCGGCCACGGCTTTCACCTGACGGGCGAGCTCCTGGAGCTGGACCCCCCGCGCCGCATCGTCCACGTGGAGCGCATGTTCTTGCCCGACCCCACCCCGGACAACCACGTCGAGACCGTGTTCGAGGCCGACGGTGACGGCACGCTCATGACCATGCGCATGACGCTGCCCGACGAGGCGACGCGCAAGGCCATGCTCGAGTCCGGCATGGAGCACGGCATGGAAGCGTCCTACGTGCGCCTCGAGCAGAGCCAGGGCTTTTGCGCGTGAGCACCGCCGGGTCACGGCCTCCCCGCGGTCGCACTCACGCTCCCAGCTCGCCCTCGATCAGCGCCACCAGCGACTCGCTCACCACGAACGTGGGGCGCTCGAGCGGCTCGCCTCGCGCACGGCGCACCATCGCGTGGAGGCGCAGCAGGTTGGCGAGCCAGTGCGCCTGATACGCGGGTGAGAGCCTCTGGAGAAATTCCAGGAGTCCATCCGGTGGCTGACGCCGCTCCAAGATGTCGGCGCTCCGCGTCAGCGTGTCCTCGATGGCGCGCTCCAGCACCGCCAGCACGGGTGGGTGCGCGTACGGCTCGCTGTCGAGGAAGAAGCCCAGCATCCCCGGCGCGTCGATCTCCACCAGCTCCTCCAGCGCCGCGCCCAACGCCGCCTCGCCGTCCGCTGTGCGTGTGGGCGACAAGCATTCGAGGAACGCACGCGCGAAGACCTCGGCGGTGCCGTTGCTGACCCACATGCGCTCCGCGCCCAAGGAGTAGCAGGAGCTCATGGCGCGCTCCGAGGGGGGACGCGCGTGGCGAGGTGCGCGGCGACGGCGGCGACGATGGCCGCGGGGTCACAGGCGTACAGGTCGGCCCCGCTGAACGGGTTGAGCTCGAGCACGTAGAGCTCACCGTCGGACTCGCACATGTCGAGCACGTAGACGGGCTCGGGCGGCGTGAGCGCTCGCGCGACCTCTGACGCGAACTGGAACGGTCGGCCATCGGGATCGTCCGGTAGGGCTCGGCGACCATCGCTCTCGTAGGCGCTCCCTGCGACGACCTCGCGGTCCACCACCACGTAGCGCCACTCGCGCGCAATGCTGCGCACCGGGGCGAGCACCACGGGCAGCGCAGGGTCGTCGTAGTAGAAGCCGAAGTCGAGCGCGCTCAGCGACATCTGCCCGGCGGGGACGACCCGTCCTGCAAAGGGCTTGAGCGGGCTGTCCGGTCGGACGAACACGTCTGGGAGCGACGCGGCTTCCGCGACCGCCTGCGCGACGGTCAGCAGCCGCGAGCCCTTCTGGAGCAACCAAGGCTCCGCGTGGGGGTACCACGCGCTGCAGTGGAAGGCGTCGACGGCGCAGAAGCTACCGGGCCGATAGGGCAGCTCGCGCGCGATGCGTGCCGCGTTCCCGAGGCTGCCGTGGAACACGGCGTGGCCTGCCGGACGCGGCCAGCGCCCCGTGTCCCAGAACGCGTCGTCCCACAGCGAGACCTCGTGCCCCGCCGCGCGCGCCGCGTCCGCCAGCGAGAAGCCGCTGCCGAACACGTCCGGCTCGAGCACCCAGTGCAGCGGGTCGTTGGGGTGGGATGTCGAGGGAGTGGTCACGGTGGCCTCGGTGCGGGTGGGAGATGCGCCCTCACCTGGGGCGGGCCGGCTTGCGCGTCAACGTCGTACCGCCCCCCGCGCGCTGGGCGACGCACATCTCACGCGCGCACGTGCGCAGCCAACGGCCGGGTTGGTCCGTAGGTGGCACATTCAGTTCGGACTCCCCGAACGTGCCGGCTCGCGCCAGCGCTCGCGCTCGCTGCCCAGGATGCTCAGCGGGTACACCGCGCCGCCCTCCAGCACGTAGCGCGCGATGGTCTCCACCTCGCCGCCACGCAGCGAGAGCCCGCCAATTTCTTCCAGCGCGAAGTAGCGCGCCTCCTCCGTGTGCTCGTCCGGCACGC
Coding sequences within:
- a CDS encoding SRPBCC domain-containing protein, which codes for MSKLQLKTEGDLHVVVTRRFAAPPSAVYRAHLEPELIQQWMLGPDGWSMPVCINEAKVGGTIRYEWADGSGHGFHLTGELLELDPPRRIVHVERMFLPDPTPDNHVETVFEADGDGTLMTMRMTLPDEATRKAMLESGMEHGMEASYVRLEQSQGFCA
- a CDS encoding ATP-grasp domain-containing protein — protein: MHWVLEPDVFGSGFSLADAARAAGHEVSLWDDAFWDTGRWPRPAGHAVFHGSLGNAARIARELPYRPGSFCAVDAFHCSAWYPHAEPWLLQKGSRLLTVAQAVAEAASLPDVFVRPDSPLKPFAGRVVPAGQMSLSALDFGFYYDDPALPVVLAPVRSIAREWRYVVVDREVVAGSAYESDGRRALPDDPDGRPFQFASEVARALTPPEPVYVLDMCESDGELYVLELNPFSGADLYACDPAAIVAAVAAHLATRVPPRSAP